GGAGGAGGGAGATCGCCGTCGACTTGCCCGCTCCGTTGCGGCCGAGCAGCGCCACCGTTTCGCCGACCGCCACCTCCAGGTCGATGCCGTCCACGGCGCGCACCGCGCCGAAGGTCTTGACCGCCCCGGTGAAGGACACGGCGGGCGGTGTCCCAGTCGTCTTCGTCATGGGTATGACGCTACGAAGCGGAGATGGGGGCCGGGCAGACGCAGTTGTACGGAATCGGGCGGGACAAATGTCACGGCCCCGCCTACGCCGGGCGCGGATCCGCAGAGCGTCAGGGTCTTGGATCTGACATGGCGTCAGTAGTCTTCACAAGTGCTGGGCGCTGGGCTATACAAGGGTTCGCCGGACTGGAACGCGTTCTAGAACGGGCGGGTTCCCCGGCCCAGTGTCGACCTCGGTGCGGCCGACGGTGCGGACGGCCGCACCGAGGTCTTGTGTGCTCCGGCCCGATCCGCCGGACAGGCCCAACTGATCAGGAGCCCCATGCCCATTGACGCCGCCAAGGCCGTCGCCGCAGCGCCCCGGACCGGTGAGATCACCTGGGGTCACAAGGATGTCCAGCTCTACCACCTGGGCCTGGGCGCAGGGCTGCCCGCGACCGGCCCCGACGAGCTGCGCTACACCCTTGAATCCCGGCTGCATGTGCTGCCCAGCTTCGCCACCGTCGCGGGCGCCGGCTCGCCGGGCGTGATCAGCGGCCTGTCCATGCCCGGCGTCGAGGTCGACCTCGCCCGTGTCCTGCACGGCGGCCAGAGCGTCGAGGTGCACCGCCCGATCCCCGTCGAGGGCAGGGCCGACGCCACCTCGCGGATCGCGGCCGTGTACGACAAGGGCAAGGCCGCGATCCTGGTGATGCGCACCGAAGTCGCCGACGCTGACGGCCCGTTGTGGACGAACGACGCCCAGATCTTCGTACGCGGAGAGGGCGGCTGGGGCGGCGACCGCGGCCCCTCCACCCGGCTGGAGGCCCCGACCGGCCCGCCGGACAGGACGGTCGAGCGTCCGATCCGCGAGGACCAGGCCCTGCTCTACCGGCTCTCCGGCGACTGGAACCCGCTGCACGCCGACCCCGAGTTCGCCAAGCTCGCCGGGTTCGACCGGCCGATCCTGCACGGCCTGTGCACCTACGGGATGACCCTCAAGGCGGTCGTCGACACCGTCCTCGGCGGCGACGTGGCCCGCGTCCGCTCGTACACCACACGCTTCGCCGGGGTCGTCTTCCCGGGGGAGACGCTGCGCATCCGGATGTGGCGGCGGGAGGGCGGGGTCCAGCTGGCGGTGAGCGCGGTGGAGCGGGACGACGCGCCGGTGCTGGCCGACACCGTCGTCGAACACTCGTGAGTCCAGCCCATTTCTGAGGGGAGCCGCACCATGCGCGCAGCCGTACAGCACGAGATAGGCCAGGACAAGCTCGAAGTACTCGACGACGTCGAGGCGGTGGGCTTTGGTCCGGGCCGGGTGAGGATCCGGGTGCGGGCCACCGGACTGTGCCACTCGGACCTGTCCGCGATGAGCGGTGTCCTGCCGCAGCCCGCGCCGTTCGTACCCGGCCACGAAGGCGCAGGCGAGATCCTCGAAGTCGGCGAGGGCGTCGGCCACTTGAAGGCCGGGGACCGGGTCGTCGTCTGCTGGCTCCCGGCCTGCGGTGTCTGTCCCGCCTGCAAGCGAGGCCAGACCGAACTGTGCCTGGCCGGGTTCATGAACGCGGGCACGCCCAACTTCAAGCGCCCCGGCGGTGACGTCTTCGGCTTCGCGGGCACCGGCACCTTCGCCGAGGAGGTCGTCGTCGACGCGGGCTGCGCCGTGCCGATCCCCGACGACGTGCCCTTCGACATCGCCGCCCTCATCGGCTGCGGCGTCACCACCGGCCTCGGCGCCGCGCTCAACACCGCCGACGTGGAGGCCGGTTCATCGGTCGCCGTCATCGGCTGCGGCGGCGTCGGCATCTCCGCCATCCAGGGCGCCCGGCTCCGGGGAGCCGCCGAGATCGTCGCCGTCGACCCGGTCGCCTCGCGCCGCGAGGCCGCGCTCAGGTTCGGCGCCACCCAGGCGGTCTCGCCCGACGAACTCCCCGGCGCCAAGCAGTCGGTGACCGCGGGCGAGGGCTTCGACTACGTCTTCGAGGTCGTCGGCAGGTCGGCCACGGCACGGACGGCGTACGAGAACACCCGGCGCGGCGGCACCCTCGTCGTCGTCGGCGCCGGCGCCATGGACGACTTCCTCCAGCTCAACATGTTCGAGCTGTTCTTCGACGAGAAGCGGATCCTGCCCTCGATGTACGGCGGCGGCGACGTCCTGCGGTCGTACGAGCGGACCATCGCGCTGTGGCGGGCCGGCCGTATCGACCTGGAGAGCCTGATCACCCACCGGGTGCCGCTGGCCGAGATCAACGAGGCGCTGGACCAGATGCGGACAGGTGTCGCGCTGCGTACGTGCATCGAGATCTGACCCCCACAACCGTTAGGGACCTTGATGTCACTGCCACTTGAAGGGCTGTCCGCGATCGTCACCGGCGCGGGACGCGGCCTTGGACGTACCGAGGCCCTGGAACTCGCCCGCCTCGGCGCGGCCGTCGTCGTCAACGACTACGGGCAGCCCGGCCGGGACGGCTCCGGCGCGGCGTCCGCCGCGCCCGCCGAGGAGGTCGCCGCCGAGATCCGTGCCGCGGGCGGCAGCGCCGTCGCCCACACCGGTGACGTCTCCGACCACGAACAGGCCCGTGCCCTGGTCGAGTTGGCGGTCGGCGAGTTCGGGAAGCTGGACATCCTGGTCAACAACGCGGGCATCCTGCGCGACCGGATGGTCTTCTCGATGACCGAGGACGAGTGGGACTCCGTCATCCGGGTCCACCTCAAAGGCCACTTCAACACCACGCACTTCGCGTCCGTGCACTGGCGGGCGCGGTCCAAGGCGGCGGACGGGCCGGTGTACGGGCGGATCGTGAACACCTCGTCCGAGGCCTACCTCGCCGGCTCGGCCGGACAGCCCAACTACGCGGCGGCGAAAGGCGGAATCGTCGGGTTGACCACGTCCACGGCGCACGCGCTCGCGAAGTACGGCGTGACCGCCAACGCCATCTGCCCGCGCGCCCGCACCCGGATGACCGAGGACGTCTTCGCGGGCTTCTCCGCACCGGACGAGGGCCTGGACCCCCTCGCCCCCGAGCATGTCGCCCCGCTTGTCGGCTACTTGGCCTCACCCGCGGCCGCGCACGTCAACGGCCAGCTCCTCGTCGTGCACGGCGGCATGGTCGCGATCGTCGAACGCCCACGGGTGGCCGCCAAGTTCGACACCAAGCAGGACGCCTTCACCTACGACGAGCTGGACGCGCTGCTCACCCCGCACTACGCGCAGCGCCCCGGCGGCGAGACCTTCGCGGCGCCGGAGGTGCTGGGACTCAAGCGGGGCCAGGACCCGGGCTCTCCGGGTCGCTGAGCAGCCGCCCGTCCGTGGGCGGGGAGCCCCGCACAGAACGGCCCCGTCCGTCGGATGACGGAGGGGGCCGTGTACTACCTGTTTCTTGACGTTCCGTCAGAAACCCTGGAGATCCCGGGACTTCAGAACGTCATGCCGGCCTGCCCGGACGGCTTGCGGTGGCGCCCACGAGGGGTCGCCTCGTCGTCCTGGGCGGAGACCGGCCCCCGGTGCTTGCCGTGGCCCATGTCCAAGGCCGTGGCCTCGTGGGCGTCGGTGGCCGGTGGTTCCATCGTGATCGTGTCGCTCATCGGAAAGTTCACCCCGTAAATACATGATCCTTCTGTACAACCGGGGGAGTCTAACCGGCGGCGACAGGCCTCTCATCAGGGGCCACCGGCGTGTCGGCAGGAGCAATCACCGGCTGCACATCATCAGGGATCACCGGCTTCGCGCCTTCAGGGGGCACCGGCTTCACGCGAGCCACCACCCGCCCCGTGAGCGGCGCCTGCTGCAACGGCACCGGCCGCGCCACGACGGGCCCCGGAGGACCCGGATCCGCCGGCTGCGACGACGCTTGTCGCGCCGTCGCCGCCGTACCGTCCGGACCCGGATCCCCCGGCCCCGCGTCCCCCGCCCCCGTGGGTGCCTCCACCCGTGTCACGCCGCACGGCACCGCCCCCGTCGCGTACGGCAGATGAAGCACCCCGTCCTTGGTCCACAGCCCGGCCCCCGCCAGCCATCCCTCCGGCGCCCGGAGATGGTGGACCCGCCGGTCGGCGGGCCGCCACAGGCCCACCCAGCTCCCGGCCGCCCCGTCGATGCGCAGCGCCACCCCGCAGCTCTCCGGGGTCAGCACCTGCCCCGGCTGGATCGCGAACGGCGTCACCGCGCAATCCCCCATGCGCAGGCACTCCGGGAAGCGGACCGGCAGGGTGCTCCCCAGCACGCCCCAGCCCAGCCGGTCGTGGCCCGGCGACGGCGCGTCCGAGCGGATCAGCAGCAGTCCGCTGTCGGCGTCCGCGAGGAGCAGCCGGTCGTTGCTGTCCTCCGCGATCTGCAGCAGCGGCGACACCTCGCCGCCGCGCTCCAGGTCGACGACCACCGTCTTCGTCCGGCCGCCGCTCTCCCGGTCCAGGGCCAGCAGCCGCCCCGTGCGGTCCAGCCACACCCCGCCCGAGCAGCGCCCCGGGATCTCGGCGAGGTGCTCGGGCCCGAAGGCGCCGCCCGCGACCAGCCAGACGGCGGTCGAGCTCCGGCCGACGGCCAGGGCGTACGCGAGCTCGCCGCCCGGCGCGGGCGGCAGCAGCCGCAGCCGGGTGCCCTCGTCCGGGCACTCCACCGCGCCGAGCAGCAGCTCGCCGGTGCCGGGCCCGGTCGGGTACAGCAGCGAGAACGTGTGCCGGGCGCCCGTCAGCCGGCGGATCAGCACCCGCCCGTCGTTCATCGGCGCCACCTCGGTGCCGGGCTCCTCGGGCTGGTTGCCGGGCAGCGGGACGGCGTACGGCTCGGGGCCGTCGAGCGTCCACCGCTCCGGGTACCAGCACCCGCCGCCGTGGGTGAGACGCGCCCCGTACGTCCCGTCGGCGGTGATCACGCAGGCAGGCCGGGCGACCCACTCGCTCCCGTCGCCGACGTTCTCCGCGCTGTCCACAGGATCCGCGTTCTCCGCCACGTCCGCCACGTCCGCTGTGTCCGCCACGTCCGCGCTGTCGGACATGTCCGCCGTCTCCGGCGCGGACAATGAGAGTCCCCCCTGCTCGAACGAAGCCGAGAGCTCGGGGGAGGCACAGGCCGTCATGGTTCGATCACCTCCGGCGACGAAGCTAGTTTTCGTACGCACAGACGTGGGACCGACGAGCGGCCGCTTCACACATAAGGGTGGCCATGTCGTGATTCGCCTGAGGAAACGGGGGCGCATGTGCTGATCGGGGTGCGCCGCCTGGAAGTTGGCGGTCCCGAATCTTTCACCAAAGATCACCGCGACCATCAATCGAGCAGCCACGACGGCGAGCAACCACCTCCGCGAGAGCGGCGCCGGTTCAGGCGCAAGGGAGGTGCCAGGTAGCCTTTTATACGTGCCCCGTCTGTCTGAAGTCCTCGCCGCGCTCGACGCGCTCTGGCCTCCCGAGCGGGCCGAGGGATGGGACGCGGTCGGCACCGTCTGCGGCGACCCGGACCAGAGCGTGTCCCGCGTGCTCTTCGCCGTCGACCCCGTGCAGGAGATCGTCGACGAGGCGGTGAAGCTGGGCGCCGACCTGCTGGTCACCCACCACCCGCTCTACCTGCGCGGTACGACGACGGTCGCGGCGAGCCACTTCAAGGGCCGCGTCGTCCACACCCTCATCAAGAACGACATCGCGCTGCACGTCGCGCACACCAACGCCGACCGCGCCGACCCGGGTGTCTCGGACGCCCTCGCCGGCGCGCTGGACCTGCGGGTCCTGCGCCCCCTCGTGCCGGACCCGACCGACGCCGAGGGACGCCGGGGCCTCGGCCGAGTCTGTGAACTGGACCGTCCGGTGACCGTCCGCGAGTTCGCAGCGCGCGCCGCGCAGCGGCTGCCGGCCACCGCGCAGGGCATCCGTGTCGCGGGCGACCCCGACCAGCTCGTGCGGACCGTCGCCGTCAGCGGCGGCTCCGGCGACAGCCTCTTCGACGACGTACGCGCCGCCGGCGTCGACGCCTTCCTCACCGCGGACCTGCGCCACCACCCGGCGTCCGAGTTCCTTGCGGATCGCGCCCACAGTCCCCACACTCCTCTCGCGCTGCTCGACGCGGCGCACTGGGCCACCGAATGGCCCTGGTGCGAGCTGGCCGCCGCCCAGCTCGACGAGATTTCCGACCGCCATGGCTGGGACCTGCGGGTCCATGTCTCCAAGACGGTCACCGACCCCTGGACCGCCCACGCGGCCTCACCGCTTCCCACACCTTCAGGAGCCCCCAACTGAACGCCGCGCCCGCCGACCAGATCCGACTTCTCGACGTCCAGGCACTCGACGCCCGCCTGCAGCAGCTCACGCACCGGCGGAAGTCGCTGCCCGAGCACGCCGAGATCGAATCGCTGAACAAGGACCTCGTCCAGCTGCGCGACCTGCTCGTCGCCGCGCAGACCGAGGAGAGCGACTGCGCCCGTGAGCAGACCAAGGCGGAGCAGGACGTGGACCAGGTGCGTCAGCGCGCCACCCGCGACCAGCAGCGCCTCGACTCCGGCAACGTCACCTCGCCCAAGGACCTGGAGAACCTCCAGCGCGAGATCGTCTCGCTCGCCAAGCGCCAGGGAGACCTGGAGGACGTCGTCCTGGAGGTCATGGAGCGCCGTGAGTCCGCGCAGGAGCGGGTCGCCGAGCTGACCGAGCGGGTCTCCTCCGTGCAGGCGAAGATCGACGACGCGACCGGCCGCCGCGACTCCGCGTTCGAGGAGTTCGACGGCGAGGCCGCCACGGTGACGAAGGAGCGCGAGGTCATCGCCGCCTCCGTCCCCGCGGACCTGCTGAAGCTCTACGACAAGCTCCGCGTGAAGGAGGGCGGCGTCGGTGCGGCCCGTCTCTACCAGCGCCGCTGCGAGGGCTGCCGTCTGGAGCTCAACATCACCGAGGTCAACGAGGTGAAGGCGGCCTCTCCCGACACGGTGCTGCGCTGCGAGAACTGCGGCCGGATCCTGGTGCGCACGTCCGAGTCCGGCCTGTAAGGAGCTTCGGGGTGCGGGAGTTCATCGTCGAGGCCGACGGCGGTTCCCGGGGCAACCCGGGGCCCGCGGGCTACGGCTCCGTGGTCATCGACGCGGCCACGGGGGAGACGCTGGTGGAGGTCGCCGAGTACCTCGGGATCGCCACCAACAACGTCGCGGAGTACCGGGGCCTGGTGGCCGGGCTGAAGGCGGCCCGCGAGCTGGACCCCACCGCCTCGGTCCGGGTCCGGATGGACTCCAAGCTCGTCGTCGAGCAGATGTCCGGGCGCTGGAAGATCAAGCACCCGGACATGAAGCCCCTCGCGGCCGAGGCCGCCCGCGTCTTCCCGCCGTCCCAGGTGACGTACGAGTGGATCCCGCGCGCGGAGAACAAGCACGCGGACCGGCTGGCCAACGAGGCGATGGACGCGGGCAAGCGGGGCGAGCAGTGGTCACCGTCGGCGTCGACGGCCGAACTGGACGCCCGCGCCGCCCGGGCCGCGGGGCCCGAACCGTCGGGCCCGCCCGGAGACGCGGCCGCAGGCGCGGCGAAGGCCCGCGCGGCGCTGGCCGGCGCGCGGGGACCGTCGACGGCTCCGGATACGGGCACGTCCTCGGGCGGGGCCGCCTCCGGTACGTCGGACGGTGGCGCCTCCGGTACGTCCGGTGTCCCCGTGTCGTCCGGTGAGTCCGACTTCCTTCTCTCGCCCGGTGGTGGAGCCGCGAAGGGCCGTGCCGATGTGCGGGCCGCGCGGAACGTGGCCGCCGGGGCGCAGGCCGCCGCTCAGCCCGCCGGGGCGCCGTCCGTCGGCTGGGGTGCTCCTGCCGACATGGGGGCGCCCGCCACCTTCGTACTGCTGCGGCACGGCGAGACCCCGCTGACGCCGCAGAAGCGGTTCTCCGGCAGCGGTGGCGCCGATCCGGCGCTGTCCGCGGTGGGCCGGGAGCAGGCCGAGCGGGCCGCTGCGGCGCTGGCCGCACGCGGCACGATCCAGGCGATCGTCGCGTCGCCGCTCACCCGCTGCCGCCAGACCGCGCAGGCCGTCGCCGACCGGCTCGGGCTCGACGTGGTCGTCGAGGACGGGCTGCGCGAGGCCGACTTCGGCGCCTGGGAGGGCCTGACCTTCGGCGAGGTGCGCGAGCGCCACCCCGAGGACCTGAACACCTGGCTCGCCTCGGCGGACGCCGAACCGACCGGCGGCGGCGAGAGCTTCGAGGCGGTCGCCCGGCGCATCGCCGTCACCCGCGACAAGCTCATCGCCTCGTACGCGGGCCGCACGGTCCTGCTCGTCACCCACGTCACGCCGATCAAGACCTTCGTACGGCTCGCCCTCGGCGCCCCGCCGGAGTCCCTGTTCCGGATGGAGCTGTCGGCGGCCTCGATCTCGGCGGTGGCGTACTACGCGGACGGCAACGCGAGCCTACGGCTGCTGAACGACACGTCGCACCTGCGCTGAGGCCGTCCCCGACGGCGGGTGGCTACCGACGGGTGGCGCGCGCCCGCAGGATCTCCGCCGTCTCCCGGTCCGCCGGGAGGAACGCCTCCAGGTGGAGCTCGGCGAGGGTGACGTCCACCGCCGTCGCGAAGGACGTCAGAGTCGTCAGCAGTCTCAACTCGCCCTCCGCGCACCGCAGTCGCAGCGGGACGGCGAAGCCGAGATAGTCCGCGCCGGGCTCGCTCCGCGGCACGTACCCGTCCAGCTCCTCGGCCAGCGCGTCGAGGAGTGGATCGGGGCTGCGTACGGCGCGGGCCCGCAGGTTCTCCACGATGTGCCGGCCCCAGGCGTCCAGGTTCACCACCCGGGACGCCATGCCGCGCGGGTGCAGCGCGAGCCGCAGCACGTTCACCGACGGCCCGAGCAGCGCCGGGTCGGCCCCTTCGGTGAGGACGTCGAACGCCTCGTTGGCCGCGACGAGTTCACCCCGTGGCCCCGCCACCAGCGCCGGATACGGCAGATGCCCATCGAGGATGCTGTCCAGCGCCTCCCTAACCGGCTTGAGCGCGGCCGCGTCGAGAGCCGACTCGGCGAACGCGGGCGCGTAACCGGCCGCCAGCAGCAGGGAGTTGCGCTCCCGCAGGGTCAGGCCCAGTGACTCGGCGAGCCTGATCACGATCTCCCGGCCGGGCACCGACCGCCCGCGCTCGATGAAACTGACGTACCGCTGGGTCGTCCCCGCCCGCGAGGCGAGCTCCAGCTGACTGACCCGGCGGGCGGTGCGCCAGCGCAGCAACTCCCGGGCGAACGGGGGCGTTTCGATGATGGTCGCGGTCATGACTCAGTTGTACGTCATGGGTACGACAACCGACCTTCGAACGGACCCGGGTTGCCCCGTCATACCCCGCCGGGAATTGAGCGGCTCACCCCGCCCGAGCAGCATGGACGCATCCACGGAGCCCCGATCCAAGGGCTCGCCGCAGGAGTTCACCCCAGGGGGCGAAGATGCGCACGTACCACCTTCAGACGCTCGGCACCGTCGACGGGATCGTCCACCGCGACTCCGAGCCGCGCCCGGAACCCGGCCCCCGTGACATCGTCGTCCGCGTCCGTGCCGTCTCCCTCAACAAGCGCGATCTGCTGATCCTGAAGGGGACTTACCCGCTGAAGGCCGTTCCGGACGTGATCCCGGTGAGCGACGGTGCGGGCGAAGTCGTCGCGGTGGGCGGGGAGGTGACCCGGTTCAAGGTCGGCGACCGGGTGATGGGGACGTACTTCCCGAACTGGCGCGACGGGCGGATCACCGCGGCGCAGTTCGACCAGCCGGGCGCCAGCCTGAGCGGCATGCTCGCCGAGTATGTTCGCCTCGACCAGGAGGCGGCGGTGCGCGTTCCGGACCATCTGACCTGGGAGGAGGCGGCCTGTCTGCCCTGCGCCGGGGTCACCGCGTGGCACGCCCTCACCGGCGGCGAGCCGCTCCTGCCCGGCCAGACCGTGCTGACGCTGGGCACCGGTGCGCTGTCCCTCTTCGTGGTGCGGTTCGCCAAGGCGCTGGGCGCCGAGGTCATCGCGACGACCTCCAGCGCGGCCAAGGCGGACCGCCTCAAGGCGCTCGGCGCGGACCACGTCGTCAACTATGTGGAGAACCCCGAATGGGGCGCGGCCGTACGGGAGTTGACCGGCGGCCGGGGCGCCGACCTCGTCGTCGAGACCAACGGCCCCGAGACCATTGAGCAGTCGATGCGCGCCTCAGCCCTCTACAGCCAGATCGTGCTGCTGATCACCGGCAGCCCGCGCAGGTCCGGCATCGAGATCTCCAACGCGGCGTACGCGGCGAGCCTGGCCACCATCCGCCGCGTCTTCGTCGGCAGCCGCACCCACTTCGAGGCCATGAACCGGGCCGTCTCCCTGCACGGCATCCGCCCGGTGATCGACCGCGTCTTCGGCCTCGACGAGGTCCACGAGGCGTTCCGGTACTACGAGGGCGGTACCGCCTTCGGCAAGGTCGTCATCAGCATGGCCTGAGTGATCCGTATGGCCTGAGCGGTCAGCATGGCCTGAGCGCCGCCGCCTCCCGGGCCAGCGCCTCCACCCGCCCCCAGTCCCCGGCCGCGACGGCGTCCCCCGGAAGCATCCAGCTCCCGCCCACACAACCGACGTTGGGCAGCGCCAGATACTCCGGAGCGGAGTCGGGGCCGATGCCGCCGGTCGGGCAGAACCGCGCCTGGGGGAGCGGTCCGGCCAGCGACTTCAGGTACGCCGTGCCGCCCGCGGCCTGCGCAGGGAAGAACTTCATCTCCCGCACGCCGAGTTCGAGAAGTGTCACGACCTCCGAGGTGGTGGACACCCCCGGCAGGAACGGCACCCCGGACGCCCGCATGGCATCGAGGAGTACGTCCGTCCAGCCGGGGCTCACCAGAAAGCGCGCGCCGGCGGCCACGGAGTCGGCCACCTGCGCGGGGGTGAGGACCGTGCCCGCGCCGACCACCGCGTCCGGCACCTCGGCCGCGATCGCCCGGATCGCGTCGAGCGCCGCCGGGGTCCGCAGGGTCACCTCGATCGCGGGCAGCCCGCCCGCCACCAGCGCCCGCGCCAGCGGTACGGCGTCGGCGGCGTCCGTCAGCACGACGACGGGGACGACGGGCGCGAGGTCCAGTACGGAGGCGGACGGCGAGGCGGATGGCGAGTGGGGCGGTGAGGCAGACGGCGACGAGGGCAGCGACGAGGTCATGTCCCTCATCCTGCCCGGGGTGTGCAGCATGCGCAAAGGTCGTTGCGCATGCTGCAATGGCACCAAGTAGGGGTCAGTGGATCTCCGTCACCACCACGTCCAGCGCCCACGCCTTCCCGGCCCTGCCCGGAGCCTGCGCCTCCACCGCGTACCCGAGGTCCCGCAGCGCCTCCACCAGCGCCGCCGGGTCCTTGGGCGCCGCGCCCGCAAGCAGCAGACTGCGCACGATCCTGCCCTTCGTCGCCTTGTTGAAGTGGCTGACGACGGACCGCTTCTCGACCCCGTTCACCATCTGCGAGTGCAGCACCCGCACCGTCGCCGTGCGCCCCGCGACCTCGCCCTTCGGCTTCCACGCGGTCGTGTACGCCGACGACCGCAGGTCGAGCACCAGCCCGTCTCCCGCCGCCTCGGGCAGGGCCGCGGCCATTGGCGCCCGCCAGTGCGCGCCCAGCGCCCCGAGCCCCGGCAGCTTCACGCCCATCGAGCAGCGGTAGGAGGGGATCCGGTCGGTCACCCGGACCGCGCCCCACAGGCCCGAGAACACCAGCAGCGAGCGCGCCGCCCGCTTCTTCGCCGCCGCGTCGAGCGAGGACAGCTCCAGGGAGTCGTACAGGACCCCCGTGTAGATCTCGCCCGCCGGGCGCGCGCCCGCCGTCCGCAGCTGTGTGTTCTTCGCGATCTCGCCGCGCAGACCCTCGCTCAGCCCGAGTACCTCACGCGCCTTCTCCTCGTCGGCGACGCACAGCTCGACCAGCTCCTCAAGGACCGCCTGCCGCGCCTCGGCGAGCCCGGGGAGCGACAGCGACTCCGGCTTCAGCGGGGTGCCGCGGCCCGAGGGGGCCTTGCCTTCGGACGGGGGGAGCAGGACGAGCACGGTGGTTTCTCCTTGCGGTGGGTACGGCCCGGCGCCAGCCTAAAGGGTGCCGCCGGGCCGTCCTCGCGCGCCGGACCGGCCGGACTGTGCCTACGCTCGCTGTATGCCTCGCCGCCACATACGTGTTGCCGGTGCACCGGAGGCTCCGCTGCGAGCCGCGCTGCGCGCCCTGCGAACCGAACTCGGCGTGCCCGAGACGTTCTCACCCGAAGTGCTCGAAGAGGCCGCGCGGGCACCCCGGCTGCCGTCGTACGACGCGACGGACATTCCCCTCTTCACCATCGATCCGCCCGCGTCCACGGACCTCGACCAGGCGATGCACCTCGCGCGACGCCCGGGCGGCGGCTACCGCGTCCGGTACGCGATCGCCGATATCGCCGCCTTCGTCGTACCCGGTGGAGCCCTGGACGCCGAGGCCCACCGCCGTGTCACGACGCTGTACTTCCCCGACGAGCGGGTCCCGCTGCACCCGTCCCAGCTCTCCGAGGGCGCCGCCAGCCTCCTCCCGGACCAGACCTGCCCGGCCGTGCTGTGGACGATCGACCTCGACGCGGACGGACGTACGGAGGCGACCGACGTGCGCCGGGCGCTGGTGCGCAGCCGGGCCAAGCTCGACTACGCGCACGTACAGAAGGAGATCGGCGCGGGCACCGCCGAGGAACCGCTCGCCCTCCTCAAGGGCATCGGGGAGCTGCGCGAACGGCTGGAGGTGGAGCGCGGGGGCATCTCCCTGAACGTGCCCGAACAGGAGATCGTCGAGCGCGACGACACCTATGAGCTGGCCTACCGCGCCCCGCTCCCGGCCGAAGGCTGGAACGCGCAGATCTCCCTGCTGACCGGGATGGCCGCCGCCGACCTGATGCTCGCCCACGGCACCGGCGTCCTGCGGACCCTGCCCGCCGCCCCCGACGGCGCCGTCGGCCGGCTGCGCCGTACGGCCAAGGCCCTGCGCATCGACTGGCCGCACCACGTCTCGTACGCCGAGCTCATCCGCTCCCTCGACCCGCACCGGCCGCACCACGCGGCCTTCCTCCAGGAGTGCACGACGCTGCTGCGCGGCGCCGGCTACACGGTCTTCCGCGACGGCGTGCTCCCCGCGGTCACCTCGCACGCCGCGGTCGCCGCGCCGTACGCGCACTGCACGGCACCGCTGCGCCGCCTCGCCGACCGCTACGCCGCGGAGATCTGCCTCGCGGCCGTCGCGAACCAGGCACCCCCCGACTGGGTCCTGGCCGCCCTCGACGCCCTCCCCAAGGAGATGGCCGACGGCAACCGGCGTGCGGGCACCGTCGAGCGCGAGTGCGTCGACATCGTGGAGGCCGCCCTGCTCAAGGACCGGGTGGGCGACGTCTTCGAGGGCTGCGTGGTGGACGTGCAGGAGCACGAACCCACCGTCGGGACCGTCCAGTTGGAGTCCCCGGCCGTCTTCGCCCGCATCGAGGGCGGTACGGC
Above is a genomic segment from Streptomyces sp. R21 containing:
- a CDS encoding bifunctional RNase H/acid phosphatase; translated protein: MREFIVEADGGSRGNPGPAGYGSVVIDAATGETLVEVAEYLGIATNNVAEYRGLVAGLKAARELDPTASVRVRMDSKLVVEQMSGRWKIKHPDMKPLAAEAARVFPPSQVTYEWIPRAENKHADRLANEAMDAGKRGEQWSPSASTAELDARAARAAGPEPSGPPGDAAAGAAKARAALAGARGPSTAPDTGTSSGGAASGTSDGGASGTSGVPVSSGESDFLLSPGGGAAKGRADVRAARNVAAGAQAAAQPAGAPSVGWGAPADMGAPATFVLLRHGETPLTPQKRFSGSGGADPALSAVGREQAERAAAALAARGTIQAIVASPLTRCRQTAQAVADRLGLDVVVEDGLREADFGAWEGLTFGEVRERHPEDLNTWLASADAEPTGGGESFEAVARRIAVTRDKLIASYAGRTVLLVTHVTPIKTFVRLALGAPPESLFRMELSAASISAVAYYADGNASLRLLNDTSHLR
- a CDS encoding zinc ribbon domain-containing protein, with translation MNAAPADQIRLLDVQALDARLQQLTHRRKSLPEHAEIESLNKDLVQLRDLLVAAQTEESDCAREQTKAEQDVDQVRQRATRDQQRLDSGNVTSPKDLENLQREIVSLAKRQGDLEDVVLEVMERRESAQERVAELTERVSSVQAKIDDATGRRDSAFEEFDGEAATVTKEREVIAASVPADLLKLYDKLRVKEGGVGAARLYQRRCEGCRLELNITEVNEVKAASPDTVLRCENCGRILVRTSESGL
- a CDS encoding Nif3-like dinuclear metal center hexameric protein, with protein sequence MPRLSEVLAALDALWPPERAEGWDAVGTVCGDPDQSVSRVLFAVDPVQEIVDEAVKLGADLLVTHHPLYLRGTTTVAASHFKGRVVHTLIKNDIALHVAHTNADRADPGVSDALAGALDLRVLRPLVPDPTDAEGRRGLGRVCELDRPVTVREFAARAAQRLPATAQGIRVAGDPDQLVRTVAVSGGSGDSLFDDVRAAGVDAFLTADLRHHPASEFLADRAHSPHTPLALLDAAHWATEWPWCELAAAQLDEISDRHGWDLRVHVSKTVTDPWTAHAASPLPTPSGAPN
- a CDS encoding MaoC/PaaZ C-terminal domain-containing protein — translated: MPIDAAKAVAAAPRTGEITWGHKDVQLYHLGLGAGLPATGPDELRYTLESRLHVLPSFATVAGAGSPGVISGLSMPGVEVDLARVLHGGQSVEVHRPIPVEGRADATSRIAAVYDKGKAAILVMRTEVADADGPLWTNDAQIFVRGEGGWGGDRGPSTRLEAPTGPPDRTVERPIREDQALLYRLSGDWNPLHADPEFAKLAGFDRPILHGLCTYGMTLKAVVDTVLGGDVARVRSYTTRFAGVVFPGETLRIRMWRREGGVQLAVSAVERDDAPVLADTVVEHS
- a CDS encoding 3-oxoacyl-ACP reductase; translation: MSLPLEGLSAIVTGAGRGLGRTEALELARLGAAVVVNDYGQPGRDGSGAASAAPAEEVAAEIRAAGGSAVAHTGDVSDHEQARALVELAVGEFGKLDILVNNAGILRDRMVFSMTEDEWDSVIRVHLKGHFNTTHFASVHWRARSKAADGPVYGRIVNTSSEAYLAGSAGQPNYAAAKGGIVGLTTSTAHALAKYGVTANAICPRARTRMTEDVFAGFSAPDEGLDPLAPEHVAPLVGYLASPAAAHVNGQLLVVHGGMVAIVERPRVAAKFDTKQDAFTYDELDALLTPHYAQRPGGETFAAPEVLGLKRGQDPGSPGR
- a CDS encoding Zn-dependent alcohol dehydrogenase — protein: MRAAVQHEIGQDKLEVLDDVEAVGFGPGRVRIRVRATGLCHSDLSAMSGVLPQPAPFVPGHEGAGEILEVGEGVGHLKAGDRVVVCWLPACGVCPACKRGQTELCLAGFMNAGTPNFKRPGGDVFGFAGTGTFAEEVVVDAGCAVPIPDDVPFDIAALIGCGVTTGLGAALNTADVEAGSSVAVIGCGGVGISAIQGARLRGAAEIVAVDPVASRREAALRFGATQAVSPDELPGAKQSVTAGEGFDYVFEVVGRSATARTAYENTRRGGTLVVVGAGAMDDFLQLNMFELFFDEKRILPSMYGGGDVLRSYERTIALWRAGRIDLESLITHRVPLAEINEALDQMRTGVALRTCIEI